Proteins encoded in a region of the Megalops cyprinoides isolate fMegCyp1 chromosome 3, fMegCyp1.pri, whole genome shotgun sequence genome:
- the LOC118774255 gene encoding collagenase 3-like: MKTFNVSILVCLAIAAHCVPILPPNGREQDEEMAETYLKRFFNLTEETEPTFRRSFGQLNMKLSEMQKFFGLKVTGTLDTDTLEVMKKPRCGVPDVAKYSTFPNNPKWPTNKLTYRIENYTPDMSVSEVDSVMEKALQVWAQVTPLRFTRIYSGTADIMISFGSGAHGDYYPFDGPGGTLAHAFAPSVGIGGDAHFDEDETFTYGSNGYNLFLVAAHEFGHALGLSHSDDAGALMYPIYSYRDPNSFSLPADDVRGIQSLYGSNPDVTPDKPDPEPHPETPDACDPNLVMDAVTTLRGEKLFFKGRFLWRSYSQSMKPQQTLIKSFWPNVPNNIDAAYESRETDTVYLFKGQKVWAISGYDLVRGYPKSISKMGLPNTVQKISAALYDEYSRKTLFFVDKYYYSYDEARKRMDEGFPKRVEEGFPGMRGKVTAAFQSRGFTYLFKGPYLFEFGSSSRRLYRVLRASYFLRC, encoded by the exons ATGAAGACTTTCAACGTGAGCATTTTAGTCTGCCTAGCAATAGCGGCACACTGTGTCCCGATATTGCCACCTAATGGCAGAGAGCAAGATGAAGAAATGGCAGAG ACCTATCTGAAGAGGTTCTTCAACCTGACTGAAGAGACGGAGCCTACTTTCCGGCGCAGTTTTGGCCAGCTGAACATGAAACTGAGCGAGATGCAGAAGTTCTTTGGACTCAAGGTGACTGGTACTCTGGACACGGACACTCTGGAGGTCATGAAGAAGCCTCGCTGTGGGGTCCCTGATGTTGCCAAATATTCCACCTTCCCTAACAACCCCAAGTGGCCAACGAACAAGCTGACCTACAG AATTGAGAACTACACTCCTGACATGTCGGTGTCTGAGGTGGACAGTGTCATGGAGAAAGCCCTGCAGGTCTGGGCACAAGTCACTCCACTGCGCTTCACCCGCATCTACTCTGGCACAGCCGACATCATGATCTCCTTCGGTAGCGGAG CACATGGAGATTATTACCCTTTTGATGGACCAGGTGGTACTTTGGCTCATGCTTTTGCACCTTCTGTTGGCATTGGAGGGGATGCACATTTTGATGAAGATGAGACCTTCACCTACGGTTCAAACG GGTACAACCTGTTCCTTGTAGCTGCCCATGAGTTTGGCCACGCCTTGGGGCTGTCCCACTCTGATGACGCTGGTGCCCTGATGTACCCTATCTACAGCTACAGGGACCCCAACAGCTTTTCCTTGCCGGCGGACGACGTGAGGGGAATACAGTCTCTCTATG GCTCAAACCCTGATGTGACCCCTGACAAACCTGACCCTGAGCCTCACCCTGAGACCCCCGATGCTTGTGATCCCAACCTGGTCATGGATGCCGTCACAACCCTACGTGGAGAGAAGCTGTTTTTCAAGGGCAG GTTCCTTTGGAGGAGTTATTCTCAGAGCATGAAGCCCCAGCAAACACTCATCAAAAGCTTCTGGCCCAATGTTCCCAACAACATTGATGCTGCCTATGAGAGCAGAGAAACAGATACAGTGTACCTCTTCAAAG GTCAGAAGGTCTGGGCCATCTCTGGCTATGATCTTGTGAGAGGCTATCCTAAAAGCATTAGCAAGATGGGTCTGCCAAACACAGTGCAGAAAATCAGTGCTGCCCTGTATGACGAATACTCCCGCAAGACTTTGTTCTTTGTTGACAAGTACTACTACAG TTATGATGAGGCCAGAAAGAGGATGGATGAAGGATTCCCCAAACGAGTGGAAGAGGGTTTTCCAGGCATGAGGGGGAAAGTCACTGCTGCCTTTCAGagcagag GATTTACGTACCTCTTCAAGGGACCATACCTGTTTGAATTCGGCTCCAGCAGCAGGAGACTTTACCGGGTGTTGAGGGCCAGCTACTTCCTCCGTTGTTAG
- the LOC118774114 gene encoding matrix metalloproteinase-18 — translation MDTFRDKLKEMQQFFGLEESGELTPCTLAAMKRPRCGLSDVETFGETVKWKNKNLSYRITNYSPTMRPSQVKDAIRRAWKVWSDVTRLRFPRRSRSKADIMISFRIRDHEDEFTFDGKGGILAHAFQPGTGIGGDVHFDSEESWTVNSTGINLFAVAVHEFGHALGLQHSRDPGSAMYPAYNFVRLNEFELSYNDVRDVQEMYGESEISVKRPPPKTPEKCDPELSFDAVMTLQQELIFFKDRFMWRSHPNFHQIGITLITSLWKAVPSHINAAYETSENTILFFKGSQYWAVQQLEALHGFPKDISEFGFPQRVKAIDAVLHLQAERRTVFFTGNECWRYDEEQKQMAAGYPKPTAHEWAGVKTPLDAAVFHEGFVYFFSGHLQYKYDPIHKHVVQTMYANKWLQC, via the exons ATGGACACATTCCGAGACAAGCTGAAGGAGATGCAGCAGTTTTTCGGACTCGAGGAGAGCGGTGAGCTAACCCCCTGCACACTGGCTGCCATGAAGAGGCCCCGCTGCGGCCTCTCCGATGTGGAGACATTTGGGGAAACGGTCAAGTGGAAGAACAAGAACCTGTCTTACAG GATCACCAACTACAGCCCAACAATGAGGCCCTCGCAGGTGAAAGACGCCATCAGGAGGGCGTGGAAAGTGTGGAGTGATGTCACACGCCTCCGATTCCCGCGGAGGTCAAGAAGTAAAGCAGACATTATGATTTCCTTCAGAATCCGAG ACCATGAGGATGAATTCACCTTTGACGGCAAGGGGGGGATCCTAGCCCATGCCTTCCAGCCGGGAACTGGCATTGGGGGTGATGTCCATTTTGACAGCGAGGAGTCATGGACTGTGAATTCCACTG GAATCAACTTGTTTGCTGTGGCTGTACATGAGTTTGGACATGCTCTGGGTCTTCAACATTCAAGAGATCCAGGCTCTGCCATGTACCCTGCCTACAACTTTGTCAGGTTGAATGAGTTTGAGCTGTCCTACAATGACGTGCGAGATGTTCAAGAGATGTATGGTGAGTCAGAGATTTCGGTGAA GCGCCCTCCTCCAAAAACACCTGAGAAGTGTGATCCGGAACTGTCTTTTGACGCTGTTATGACACTGCAGCAGGAATTAATCTTCTTTAAAGACAG aTTTATGTGGCGTAGTCACCCAAACTTTCATCAGATAGGCATCACACTGATAACCAGTCTTTGGAAGGCTGTTCCCTCGCATATCAATGCTGCATATGAGACTTCAGAGAACactatattatttttcaaag GGTCACAGTACTGGGCAGTGCAGCAGCTAGAAGCCTTACATGGCTTCCCAAAGGACATCTCTGAGTTTGGGTTCCCTCAGAGAGTAAAAGCAATAGATGCGGTGCTTCACCTCCAGGCAGAACGGCGGACAGTATTCTTCACTGGAAATGAGTGCTGGAG ATATGatgaagaacagaaacagatggCAGCGGGCTATCCTAAACCCACAGCCCATGAATGGGCAGGTGTTAAAACACCTCTGGATGCAGCCGTATTTCATGAAG GGTTTGTCTACTTCTTTTCTGGGCATCTACAGTATAAATACGACCCCATCCACAAACATGTCGTCCAGACaatgtatgcaaataaatgGTTACAGTGCTAA
- the LOC118774256 gene encoding collagenase 3-like, with product MKTFNPCILVCLAVAAHCVPILPPNGREQDEEMAEIYLRRFYPLTDQNEPTVRSSFGQVSMKLKEMQKFFGLKVTGILDAETLGVMQRPRCGVPDVLKYSTSPTKWPTNKLTYRIENYTPDMSVSEVDSAIEKALQVWAQVTPLRFTRMYSGIADIMISFGAREHGDYYPFDGPNGILAHAFDPSVGIGGDTHFDEDETFTSGSNGYNLFLIAAHEFGHALGLSHSDDPGALMFPTYSYSDPKSFILPMDDVKGIQSLYGSKSDDRIHPTTPDACDPNLVLDAATNLRGEMMFFKDRFLWRVTSQARKPQQVLIKSIWPDIPNKLDAAYESQETDMLYLFKDQKVWALSGYEPVRGYPKSISKMGLPSTVQKISAALYDEESRKTLLFVDDYYYSYDEARKRMDEGFPKRVEEGFPGMRGKVTAAFQVRGFSYLLSGSNMFEFSYSTKRLYRTLTHSYFLPC from the exons ATGAAGACCTTCAACCCATGCATTTTAGTCTGCCTGGCCGTAGCGGCACACTGTGTCCCGATATTGCCACCTAATGGCAGAGAGCAAGATGAAGAAATGGCAGAG ATTTACTTGAGGAGGTTCTACCCGCTGACCGACCAGAATGAGCCTACCGTCCGCAGCAGTTTCGGCCAGGTGAGCATGAAGCTGAAAGAGATGCAGAAGTTCTTCGGCCTCAAGGTAACCGGGATTCTGGACGCGGAAACTCTGGGGGTGATGCAGAGGCCCCGCTGTGGGGTCCCCGACGTCCTCAAATATTCCACTTCTCCTACCAAGTGGCCAACGAACAAGCTGACCTACAG AATTGAGAACTACACTCCTGACATGTCGGTGTCTGAGGTGGACAGTGCCATAGAGAAAGCCCTGCAGGTCTGGGCACAAGTCACTCCACTGCGCTTCACCCGCATGTACTCTGGCATAGCCGACATCATGATCTCCTTCGGTGCCAGAG AACATGGAGATTATTATCCTTTTGATGGACCAAATGGCATATTAGCTCATGCTTTTGACCCTTCCGTTGGCATTGGAGGTGATACACATTTTGATGAAGATGAGACCTTCACCTCCGGTTCAAACG GGTACAACCTGTTCCTTATAGCTGCCCACGAGTTTGGCCATGCCTTGGGGCTGTCCCACTCTGATGACCCTGGTGCCCTGATGTTCCCTACATACAGCTACAGTGACCCAAAAAGCTTCATCCTGCCCATGGATGATGTGAAAGGAATACAGTCTCTCTATG GCTCAAAATCTGACGACCGTATACATCCCACGACCCCCGATGCTTGTGATCCAAACCTGGTCCTGGATGCTGCCACAAATCTACGTGGAGAGATGATGTTCTTCAAGGATAG GTTCCTCTGGAGGGTTACTTCTCAGGCCCGCAAGCCCCAGCAAGTGCTAATTAAAAGCATCTGGCCCGACATTCCCAACAAACTTGATGCCGCCTATGAGAGCCAAGAAACAGACATGCTGTACCTCTTCAAAG aTCAGAAGGTGTGGGCCCTCTCTGGCTATGAACCTGTGAGGGGCTATCCTAAAAGCATCAGCAAGATGGGTCTGCCAAGCACAGTGCAGAAAATCAGTGCTGCCCTGTACGATGAAGAATCCCGCAAAACTTTGTTATTTGTCGATGATTACTACTACAG TTATGATGAGGCCAGAAAGAGGATGGATGAAGGATTCCCCAAACGAGTGGAAGAGGGTTTTCCAGGCATGAGGGGGAAAGTCACTGCTGCCTTTCAAGTCAGAg ggttttcaTATCTCTTGAGTGGATCAAACATGTTTGAATTCAGCTACAGCACCAAGAGACTTTACCGTACATTGACACACAGCTACTTCCTGCCTTGTtag